One Candidatus Palauibacter australiensis genomic window carries:
- a CDS encoding 3-hydroxyacyl-CoA dehydrogenase NAD-binding domain-containing protein: MTQPTIRTVAVVGAGVIGRSWIRVFARAGCETRVFDPDPEQLARALEWSRASADEDEALGFIDAGAAAGEGRAVRRCDTLEEALSGAGWVQESGPETLAVKQRIFSDLDAAAEPGTILASSTSAHDMSRIADGLPGAGRCVVAHPVNPPHVIPVVELLPGEGTHPEVLTAALAFLESVGQSPVQMNRYLPGFLLNRLQAALLREAVFLYGSGAASVEAIDTVVREGLGLRWALLGPFGTGHTNADGGAGEYYRRYGDAYRETWRELEADPEFSERVIDGIHAETEGMYGASATEALCAWRDRVVRRIRALKEDDPPPGGSTPGIGR; the protein is encoded by the coding sequence GTGACCCAGCCCACGATTCGAACCGTCGCCGTCGTCGGGGCCGGGGTCATCGGCCGAAGCTGGATCCGCGTGTTTGCCCGCGCCGGTTGCGAGACGCGCGTCTTCGATCCCGACCCGGAGCAACTGGCGCGCGCGCTCGAGTGGTCGCGGGCGTCCGCGGACGAGGACGAGGCCCTCGGGTTCATCGATGCCGGGGCCGCAGCCGGAGAAGGGCGGGCGGTCCGCCGCTGCGACACGCTGGAGGAGGCGCTGTCGGGCGCCGGATGGGTGCAGGAGAGCGGGCCGGAGACGCTCGCGGTCAAGCAGCGGATCTTCTCCGACCTGGACGCCGCGGCGGAGCCTGGCACGATTTTGGCCAGTTCGACGTCCGCTCACGACATGTCGCGGATCGCGGACGGTCTCCCGGGCGCCGGTCGCTGCGTCGTCGCGCACCCCGTGAATCCGCCGCACGTCATCCCCGTGGTGGAGCTCCTTCCCGGGGAGGGCACGCACCCCGAAGTGCTGACGGCCGCGCTCGCCTTTCTCGAAAGCGTGGGCCAGTCTCCCGTGCAGATGAACCGCTACCTGCCCGGTTTCCTCCTCAACCGGCTCCAGGCCGCTCTGCTCCGGGAGGCCGTCTTCCTGTACGGATCGGGCGCCGCCTCGGTGGAAGCGATCGACACGGTGGTGCGCGAAGGCCTGGGGCTGCGCTGGGCGCTGCTCGGGCCGTTCGGCACCGGACACACGAACGCGGACGGCGGCGCGGGCGAGTACTACCGGCGGTACGGCGATGCGTACCGCGAGACGTGGCGGGAACTCGAAGCGGATCCCGAGTTCTCGGAGCGCGTGATCGACGGGATCCACGCCGAGACCGAGGGGATGTACGGAGCCTCCGCCACCGAAGCCCTCTGCGCCTGGCGCGACCGCGTCGTGCGGCGCATCCGCGCGCTGAAGGAGGACGACCCTCCGCCCGGAGGTTCGACGCCGGGGATCGGGCGTTGA
- a CDS encoding efflux RND transporter periplasmic adaptor subunit: MKARHWVTLIVLLVAGAAVVGIFMRLNEDEEEGPQSFGDAAADSVAEAVRGTASAAAFATDIFLPVEGAVIQRDTFVLWVTASGHAASLRQAPLHAEVEGPVTAVPVQEGGLVSAGQTLARIDPALYELRVQGAEAGVKRAQAEYDDRVLFDDQLPDSVRMARAEQARIRVGLDEQEAALSERRYELAKTRIVAPFSGLVANLSVAQGSRVRAGDSIATVVDLSEIDIDAGVLHSELPLVEVGRQATATFPALPGEVFQGRVVSVNPLIDAETLTARVTVRLSNPEARIVPGMPGNVRIAGRQLEDRTFVPKEAVVERSRRQVVFVFEPGSPGAETGRAQWEYVTLGLENDTQVEIIPSPDGDDTFVPAGGEVVLVDGHATLTHDAQVRIENHSDLVAPAEPAPDGSR; this comes from the coding sequence ATGAAGGCACGTCATTGGGTCACGTTGATCGTCCTGCTCGTCGCGGGTGCGGCCGTCGTCGGCATCTTCATGCGGCTGAACGAGGACGAGGAGGAGGGACCGCAGAGCTTCGGCGACGCCGCGGCCGATTCCGTGGCCGAGGCGGTGCGGGGGACGGCTTCGGCGGCCGCTTTCGCCACGGACATCTTCCTTCCGGTCGAAGGGGCCGTCATCCAGCGCGACACCTTCGTGCTCTGGGTCACGGCGAGCGGTCACGCCGCTTCCCTCCGCCAGGCTCCCCTCCACGCGGAAGTCGAGGGGCCCGTCACCGCCGTGCCGGTGCAGGAAGGCGGGCTCGTGAGTGCCGGTCAAACTCTCGCCCGGATCGACCCCGCGCTCTACGAACTCCGGGTGCAGGGGGCGGAAGCCGGGGTGAAGCGAGCTCAGGCGGAGTACGACGACCGCGTGCTCTTCGACGACCAACTGCCGGACTCGGTACGCATGGCCAGGGCGGAACAGGCGCGGATCCGGGTCGGCCTCGACGAGCAGGAAGCAGCGCTTTCCGAGAGGCGGTATGAGTTGGCGAAGACTCGTATCGTCGCTCCCTTCTCCGGCCTTGTGGCGAACCTCTCGGTGGCGCAGGGGAGCCGCGTCCGAGCGGGGGACTCGATCGCGACGGTGGTCGATCTTTCGGAGATCGACATCGATGCCGGAGTGCTCCATTCCGAACTGCCGCTGGTGGAGGTGGGGCGACAGGCGACGGCCACCTTCCCTGCGCTCCCCGGCGAAGTCTTCCAGGGGCGCGTCGTGAGCGTGAACCCGCTGATCGATGCCGAGACGCTGACCGCACGGGTCACCGTGCGGCTGTCGAACCCGGAGGCGCGGATCGTCCCGGGCATGCCGGGGAACGTGCGGATCGCCGGCCGGCAGCTCGAGGACCGGACGTTCGTGCCGAAGGAGGCGGTCGTGGAGCGGAGTCGGCGCCAGGTCGTGTTCGTGTTCGAGCCGGGGTCGCCGGGTGCGGAGACGGGGCGCGCCCAGTGGGAGTATGTGACGCTGGGCCTCGAGAACGACACACAGGTCGAGATCATCCCCAGCCCGGACGGAGACGACACATTCGTGCCCGCGGGCGGCGAAGTCGTGCTCGTCGACGGTCACGCCACGCTGACGCACGATGCCCAGGTGCGCATCGAAAACCACAGCGACCTCGTGGCGCCCGCGGAACCCGCCCCGGACGGTTCGCGGTGA
- a CDS encoding TolC family protein, giving the protein MPRLLATALLATGGLAAASPAVAQGRMLPDTLDIERAVRIAVSESPVLMSSRAAADGAGADRLAAWGAFLPRASVGLDLSRSSATRSTYDAQEGPAERLQERLTYTSQSAGQGLNLGITVLEGGRRFAELRRSAANFRGAQRRYDDEQRRVVAAVRREFLDALRRQELLELTRTQIADREIELEIASRRYEIAAVERTDLLGAELQLLNARIRLIAEQNLLRVGLRQLAVSMGLPPEAGEGLVLAGDEGLPAGAPDIESIVRTAVISDPGLAALEADRSAASASLWSARMIYLPRIDVGFRLNRNESFGSDVSFWQFDPGDTSSGFSVSASWNLFDGFGRERQNAQASAAKRRAEEDYRRLRLEIERDVRRFGTEIEELAQTLGLLEQAYEISRERLDMEQERYRLGTTSYLELQNAVTALQNAETSLIQNRYDYQIAWSNLAEYVDGGPGGR; this is encoded by the coding sequence ATGCCACGGCTTCTTGCAACGGCCCTGCTGGCGACGGGCGGACTTGCGGCCGCATCGCCGGCGGTCGCGCAGGGACGGATGCTCCCGGATACGCTCGATATCGAGCGGGCGGTCCGAATCGCCGTGAGCGAAAGCCCGGTGCTGATGAGTTCCCGCGCCGCAGCGGACGGAGCGGGCGCCGACCGGTTGGCGGCCTGGGGGGCGTTTCTTCCCCGGGCGTCGGTGGGCCTGGATCTCAGTCGCTCGAGCGCCACCCGCTCCACGTACGATGCCCAGGAAGGACCCGCCGAGCGGCTGCAGGAACGTCTCACGTACACGTCTCAGTCCGCCGGCCAGGGGTTGAATCTCGGTATAACAGTGCTCGAGGGAGGTCGACGCTTCGCGGAACTTCGGCGGAGCGCGGCAAACTTCAGGGGCGCGCAGCGACGTTACGACGATGAGCAACGGAGGGTTGTCGCGGCGGTGCGGCGTGAGTTCCTCGACGCCCTGCGGCGCCAGGAGTTGCTGGAGTTGACGCGGACCCAGATCGCCGACCGGGAAATCGAACTCGAAATCGCCAGCCGGCGGTACGAGATCGCGGCCGTGGAACGCACGGACCTTCTTGGCGCCGAGCTCCAACTGCTGAACGCCCGGATCCGGCTCATTGCGGAACAGAACCTGTTGCGGGTCGGGCTCCGGCAGCTCGCGGTCTCGATGGGGCTGCCGCCCGAAGCGGGCGAAGGACTCGTACTGGCCGGAGATGAGGGCCTGCCCGCCGGGGCGCCGGACATCGAGTCCATCGTCCGCACCGCCGTGATCTCCGATCCCGGACTTGCCGCGCTGGAGGCCGATCGGTCCGCGGCGTCCGCATCGCTGTGGTCCGCCCGCATGATATACCTGCCCCGGATCGACGTAGGCTTCAGGTTGAACCGCAACGAGAGCTTCGGCTCCGATGTTTCGTTCTGGCAGTTCGACCCGGGCGATACGAGCAGTGGGTTCAGCGTCTCGGCTTCCTGGAACCTCTTCGACGGTTTCGGCCGGGAACGCCAGAACGCCCAGGCGTCGGCCGCCAAGCGACGGGCCGAGGAAGATTATCGGCGGTTGCGGTTGGAGATCGAACGCGATGTCAGGCGCTTCGGTACCGAGATCGAGGAGCTGGCTCAGACGCTGGGGTTACTGGAGCAGGCGTATGAGATATCGAGAGAGCGTCTCGATATGGAGCAGGAACGCTATCGGCTTGGCACCACGAGCTATCTTGAGCTTCAAAACGCGGTCACCGCGTTGCAGAACGCCGAGACCTCGCTGATACAGAACCGGTACGACTACCAGATCGCCTGGTCGAATCTGGCCGAATACGTCGACGGCGGGCCCGGCGGCCGATGA
- a CDS encoding aminotransferase class I/II-fold pyridoxal phosphate-dependent enzyme encodes MKRRSFLRAGLTGAGVAGIAAAPLAAPLAGATTARGLDTLFNPRRPGRDYNGPVRLSSNENPLGIAPSARQAIIDGLDEANRYPGATGELVREALVARFGVKPGQLFFGSGSTEILRIASAAWAAPGGRLIYAEPTYEDVPRYSQPFAYDHVTVPLTSDYAHDIGRMREEVAKSSAPSVIYFCNPNNPTGTLTPTGPIMDWLRDEGEQHLFLVDEAYFELADDPGYETFVPLIERHPNLIVARTFSKVYAMAGIRLGYGIAHEATVQRVLPFATRNAPNHVAGVAAVASLADDEFFAKSVKTNDEAKAIMYDALGQLDIEVLPSHTNFVMHRIKGELATYNERMFEAGFNVGRPFPPMTDWSRLSMGLPSDMEKLAEVMTDFRKKDWI; translated from the coding sequence ATGAAGCGAAGGTCGTTTCTCCGAGCCGGACTCACGGGCGCCGGCGTTGCCGGCATCGCCGCCGCACCCCTTGCCGCACCCCTCGCGGGCGCGACGACGGCGCGCGGCCTCGACACCCTCTTCAACCCCCGCCGACCGGGACGCGACTACAACGGACCCGTCCGGCTGAGTTCGAACGAGAACCCGCTCGGCATCGCTCCGTCGGCGCGGCAGGCGATCATCGACGGGCTCGACGAGGCGAACCGCTATCCCGGCGCGACCGGCGAACTCGTGCGCGAGGCGCTCGTTGCCCGCTTCGGCGTCAAGCCCGGCCAGCTCTTCTTCGGCTCCGGCTCGACCGAGATCCTGCGCATCGCCTCCGCGGCCTGGGCGGCGCCCGGCGGCCGGCTCATCTACGCCGAGCCGACGTACGAGGATGTCCCGAGGTACTCGCAGCCGTTCGCCTACGATCACGTCACGGTTCCGCTCACGAGCGACTATGCGCACGACATTGGCCGCATGCGCGAGGAGGTCGCGAAGTCGTCCGCGCCGAGCGTGATCTACTTCTGCAACCCGAACAACCCGACGGGCACGCTCACCCCGACCGGACCGATCATGGACTGGCTCCGCGACGAGGGCGAGCAGCACCTCTTCCTCGTGGACGAGGCGTACTTCGAACTCGCGGACGATCCCGGCTACGAGACCTTCGTCCCCCTCATCGAGCGCCATCCGAACCTGATCGTCGCCCGCACCTTCTCGAAGGTGTACGCGATGGCCGGAATCCGCCTCGGCTACGGGATCGCGCACGAAGCCACCGTCCAGCGGGTCCTCCCGTTCGCGACGCGGAACGCGCCCAACCACGTCGCGGGTGTGGCGGCCGTCGCCTCGCTCGCCGACGACGAGTTCTTCGCGAAGAGCGTGAAGACGAACGACGAGGCGAAGGCGATCATGTACGACGCCCTCGGCCAGCTCGACATCGAAGTCCTGCCGAGCCACACGAACTTCGTCATGCACCGGATCAAGGGCGAACTCGCGACCTACAACGAGCGCATGTTCGAGGCCGGATTCAACGTGGGCCGCCCCTTCCCGCCGATGACGGACTGGAGCCGGCTCTCGATGGGCCTCCCGTCGGACATGGAGAAGCTCGCCGAGGTCATGACCGACTTCCGCAAGAAGGACTGGATCTGA
- a CDS encoding serine hydrolase encodes MPRRLLWGVLPVLVVGGALAVARAPGSSAAEADAGRLERLSGALESYVEEGELAGAVALVAHEGEVSYLEAVGHRDVAAGDPMETDDIFRIASQTKAIVSVGVMILQEEGGLLISDPLGRYLPEYMETTVAVPDGAGGYDIVPANRPITIRDLLTHTAGIGYGGGPAAELWEEAGIQGWYFAHRDEPVRETVRRMAALPMDAQPGERYVYGYATDILGALVEEVSGEPLDAFLRTRIFEPLGMVDTHFYLPEEKRDRLSVVYSASEGGLSPAPDPGGMVGQGAYVDGPRTSFSGGAGLLSTAHDYARFLQMMLNGGELDGARILSSKSVDLMTVNHVGDRFNWDGGVGFGLGFSVLADLGARGTPGSVGEYGWGGAYHSTYWVDPAEDLVVVYFTQLIPTGGLDDHAKLRTLVYQALDEMQ; translated from the coding sequence ATGCCCAGGCGCCTCCTGTGGGGCGTACTCCCGGTGCTCGTGGTCGGAGGGGCGCTCGCCGTGGCCCGTGCCCCGGGGTCGTCGGCGGCCGAGGCGGACGCGGGCCGCCTCGAGCGGCTCAGCGGCGCCCTGGAGTCCTACGTGGAGGAGGGGGAGCTGGCCGGCGCCGTGGCCCTCGTCGCGCACGAAGGCGAGGTCTCCTACCTCGAGGCGGTCGGCCACCGGGACGTCGCGGCGGGCGACCCGATGGAGACGGACGACATCTTCCGCATCGCCTCGCAGACCAAGGCGATCGTGAGCGTCGGCGTCATGATCCTCCAGGAAGAGGGAGGACTTCTGATCTCCGACCCGCTCGGCCGCTATCTGCCCGAGTACATGGAGACGACGGTCGCCGTCCCCGATGGGGCGGGCGGATACGACATCGTCCCCGCGAACCGGCCGATCACGATCCGGGACCTGCTCACGCACACGGCCGGGATCGGCTACGGGGGCGGTCCGGCGGCGGAGCTCTGGGAGGAGGCGGGCATCCAGGGCTGGTACTTCGCGCACCGCGACGAGCCGGTCCGGGAGACCGTGCGGCGCATGGCCGCCCTCCCCATGGACGCGCAGCCGGGCGAACGCTACGTGTACGGCTACGCGACGGACATCCTCGGCGCCCTCGTCGAAGAGGTGTCGGGCGAGCCGCTGGACGCCTTCCTCCGTACGCGGATCTTCGAGCCGCTGGGCATGGTCGACACGCACTTCTACCTGCCGGAGGAGAAGCGCGACCGGCTCAGCGTCGTGTACTCGGCCTCGGAGGGCGGACTATCGCCGGCGCCCGACCCCGGCGGCATGGTCGGCCAGGGCGCCTACGTCGACGGCCCGCGGACGAGCTTCTCCGGCGGGGCGGGGCTCCTCTCCACGGCGCACGACTACGCACGCTTCCTCCAGATGATGCTGAACGGAGGCGAACTCGACGGCGCGCGGATTCTGTCGAGCAAGAGCGTGGACCTCATGACGGTCAACCACGTGGGGGACCGGTTCAACTGGGATGGCGGGGTCGGCTTCGGCCTCGGGTTCAGCGTGCTGGCCGATCTCGGCGCGCGCGGAACCCCCGGCTCGGTAGGCGAGTACGGGTGGGGCGGCGCGTACCACTCGACGTACTGGGTGGACCCCGCCGAGGATCTCGTCGTCGTCTACTTCACGCAGCTCATCCCGACGGGCGGCTTGGACGACCACGCGAAGCTGCGCACCCTGGTGTACCAGGCGCTCGACGAGATGCAATAG
- a CDS encoding efflux RND transporter permease subunit, which translates to MALPDVSLRRPVATAMLYVGIAVLGVVSFLRLPIDLLPDVAFPTLSVWTTYSDAGPAEVERFITEPIEQQLYSIPGARRISSRSREGQSLVQLQFAWGTDMEFATLHTREKLDNLTERLPEGSERPTILRSDPTSDPIMTLAVSGTDLRGLRDLSEVVFKRRLEQLDGVSLAGLTGGPERELRVIVDPEYLDVHEVSLSEISNALDQANYNAPGGTIQRGRFEYSLRTLGQFREVEELLDVVIARPRGVGARPVRLTDVATVVDTIADLETIARFNGEPAIGLQVFKEAGTNTVRVADGVRETLDQLREEFSGISIEIASSQAAFIRDAISNVVSALLLGGALAFLVLFLFLRDPRYPLAIGLAIPISVMAAFGLCYAFDVSLNIMSLGGLALGVGLLVDNSIVVLENIFRHREESGGSARESAGRGAREVAAAITASTLTTIAVFGPVLYVEGVAGALFGDLSLAVTFSLLASLLVALTLLPVLAAQVARGRRGAEAAGFDGETSPSASVAAEAERPGRVRRVGRAVRAGAVAGVRGVGGGVAYVGRSVKLTGVDVATGGGRVLGLLFGPFLRAFERAFLRFAGRYERTLEWALAHRLEVLSIAVVALAGAVMLAGSLPRGLMPRVDEQQFWVELNLPQGTPIRTTDETAGEVERLLLDMADVSGIFTRVGRSRGSELAARDLTGLNNAALDVQLAGSSRPTSEAIAELRARLPGSGVDPAFVTIETGRATSLGRALAIGEADLAVKVQSGELEELVPVAEAIETRLEGVPALADVRLDFLRTQPELVIEVNREVAARHQITVTSVATAIEDYLRGSQTNNAYSVFADKVDIRVTIPETARRELDRVLALRLQGVPIGELVTVRQGFGPVEIRREDQNRTIQVLADVAEGGLRTAVREVEAAIADIPRPALTTVRVGGENEEMQDSFRSLTFAFGLALALVFLIMAAQFESLVQPLVVLTAVPLAAIGAVTALWIAGGGLNAMSGIGFVILIGIVVNDAIVKVDFINQRRRAGLAKRAAILEAGRLRLRPIVMTTITTVVGLLPLAAGLGAGADLRAPLAVVVIGGLISATFLTLIVVPVVYSVLVEPSVSVGPDPGPRPERRDPSGLRPTPGYGLGGRSGPAAPGMARGSVEP; encoded by the coding sequence TTGGCGCTTCCCGACGTTTCGCTTCGGCGGCCGGTGGCTACGGCGATGCTCTATGTGGGCATCGCCGTGCTGGGCGTGGTGTCGTTCCTTCGTCTGCCCATCGACCTCCTGCCGGATGTCGCCTTCCCGACGCTCTCCGTGTGGACGACGTACTCGGATGCGGGGCCCGCGGAGGTCGAGCGCTTCATCACGGAACCCATCGAACAACAGTTGTACTCGATCCCGGGGGCGCGCCGCATCTCGTCGCGATCGCGCGAGGGGCAGTCGCTCGTCCAGCTCCAGTTCGCCTGGGGCACGGACATGGAGTTCGCGACCCTCCACACCCGGGAGAAGCTGGACAATCTGACGGAGAGGCTCCCGGAAGGCTCGGAGCGGCCCACGATCCTGAGATCGGATCCGACGAGCGATCCGATCATGACGCTGGCCGTGAGCGGGACCGACCTGCGCGGCCTGCGCGATCTCTCCGAAGTCGTCTTCAAGCGCCGCCTGGAGCAGTTGGACGGCGTCTCGCTCGCGGGGCTGACGGGCGGTCCCGAGCGGGAGCTGCGGGTCATCGTGGATCCGGAATACCTGGATGTGCACGAGGTTTCGCTCAGCGAGATCTCGAACGCGCTCGACCAGGCGAACTACAATGCGCCCGGCGGCACGATCCAGCGGGGCCGGTTCGAGTACAGCCTGCGTACGCTGGGCCAGTTCCGGGAGGTCGAGGAACTGCTCGACGTCGTCATCGCGCGGCCGCGGGGCGTCGGGGCCCGTCCCGTGCGGCTGACCGACGTCGCCACCGTGGTCGACACGATCGCGGATCTCGAGACGATTGCGCGTTTCAACGGGGAGCCCGCGATCGGGCTGCAGGTGTTCAAAGAGGCGGGGACGAACACGGTCCGCGTAGCGGACGGCGTGCGTGAGACGCTGGATCAGTTGCGGGAGGAGTTTTCGGGCATTTCGATCGAGATCGCCTCCAGCCAGGCGGCGTTCATCCGGGACGCGATCTCGAACGTTGTCTCCGCCCTGCTGCTGGGCGGAGCGCTGGCCTTCCTCGTCCTCTTTCTCTTCCTGCGCGATCCGAGGTATCCGCTCGCGATCGGACTCGCCATCCCGATCTCGGTCATGGCGGCCTTCGGGCTCTGCTATGCGTTCGATGTCAGTCTCAACATCATGTCGCTCGGTGGCCTCGCGCTCGGGGTCGGGCTGCTCGTCGACAACTCCATCGTCGTGCTCGAGAACATCTTCCGGCACCGCGAGGAGTCGGGCGGGAGCGCGCGGGAGTCGGCCGGGCGGGGCGCCCGGGAGGTGGCGGCGGCGATCACCGCGTCGACGCTCACGACGATCGCCGTATTCGGACCGGTGCTGTACGTGGAGGGCGTGGCGGGCGCCCTCTTCGGCGACCTTTCGCTCGCGGTGACGTTCTCCCTCCTCGCCTCGCTGCTCGTGGCGCTCACGCTGCTCCCGGTGCTCGCCGCGCAGGTGGCCCGGGGGAGGCGCGGAGCGGAGGCCGCGGGCTTCGACGGCGAGACGTCCCCGTCGGCGTCCGTCGCGGCGGAAGCCGAGCGGCCGGGACGCGTGCGCCGGGTCGGCCGAGCCGTGCGGGCGGGCGCCGTCGCGGGCGTGCGAGGCGTCGGGGGCGGGGTCGCCTACGTGGGGCGCTCGGTCAAGCTCACGGGCGTCGATGTCGCGACCGGCGGCGGCAGAGTCCTGGGCCTGCTCTTCGGCCCCTTCCTGCGGGCCTTCGAGCGCGCCTTCCTCCGTTTCGCGGGCCGGTACGAGCGGACGCTCGAGTGGGCTCTCGCGCACCGGCTGGAAGTCCTCTCGATCGCCGTCGTCGCGCTGGCCGGCGCGGTCATGCTCGCCGGATCCCTCCCGCGGGGGCTCATGCCGCGCGTGGACGAGCAGCAGTTCTGGGTGGAGCTCAACCTCCCGCAGGGGACGCCGATTCGGACGACGGACGAGACGGCCGGAGAGGTGGAACGGCTGCTGCTCGACATGGCGGACGTCTCGGGCATCTTCACTCGCGTGGGCCGCAGCCGGGGCAGCGAACTCGCGGCGCGCGACCTGACCGGACTCAACAACGCGGCGCTCGACGTCCAGCTCGCCGGGTCGTCGCGGCCGACGAGCGAAGCGATCGCCGAACTGCGCGCACGGCTCCCGGGCAGCGGCGTGGATCCGGCTTTCGTGACCATCGAGACCGGGCGGGCCACTTCGCTCGGCAGGGCGCTCGCGATCGGAGAGGCCGACCTCGCGGTGAAGGTGCAGAGCGGGGAACTGGAGGAACTCGTGCCGGTCGCCGAGGCGATCGAGACCCGGCTCGAGGGCGTCCCGGCGCTAGCCGATGTCCGGCTGGACTTCCTCCGCACGCAGCCGGAACTGGTCATCGAAGTCAATCGGGAGGTGGCGGCCCGGCACCAGATCACCGTGACGTCGGTCGCGACGGCGATCGAGGACTATCTGCGGGGGTCGCAGACGAACAACGCGTACTCGGTGTTCGCCGACAAGGTCGACATCCGGGTCACGATTCCGGAGACGGCCCGGCGGGAACTCGACCGGGTGCTCGCGCTTCGGCTGCAGGGCGTACCGATCGGGGAACTCGTGACGGTCCGGCAGGGGTTCGGTCCGGTCGAGATCCGGCGCGAGGACCAGAACCGCACGATCCAGGTACTCGCGGACGTGGCCGAGGGCGGACTCCGGACGGCGGTCCGGGAGGTGGAGGCCGCGATCGCGGACATCCCGCGGCCGGCGCTCACGACCGTGCGCGTCGGCGGCGAGAACGAGGAGATGCAGGACAGCTTCCGCTCGCTCACCTTCGCGTTCGGTCTTGCCCTGGCCCTCGTCTTCCTCATCATGGCCGCCCAGTTCGAATCGCTCGTGCAGCCGCTCGTCGTCCTCACCGCGGTGCCGCTGGCGGCGATCGGGGCGGTGACCGCGCTCTGGATCGCCGGGGGCGGCCTCAACGCGATGAGCGGCATCGGGTTCGTGATCCTCATCGGCATTGTCGTCAACGACGCCATCGTGAAGGTCGACTTCATCAACCAGCGCAGACGGGCCGGGCTGGCCAAACGGGCGGCGATTCTCGAGGCGGGCCGGCTGCGGCTCCGTCCGATCGTGATGACGACCATCACGACGGTGGTCGGACTCCTGCCGCTCGCCGCGGGGCTGGGGGCAGGGGCCGACCTCCGTGCCCCGCTGGCCGTCGTGGTGATCGGCGGCCTCATCTCCGCGACCTTCCTCACGCTCATCGTCGTGCCCGTCGTATATTCGGTCCTGGTCGAGCCCTCGGTGTCGGTGGGGCCCGACCCGGGCCCGCGGCCCGAGCGCCGCGACCCGTCCGGGCTCCGGCCGACGCCGGGGTACGGCCTCGGCGGCCGCTCCGGGCCGGCCGCTCCGGGCATGGCGCGAGGGAGCGTGGAACCATGA